The Chanodichthys erythropterus isolate Z2021 chromosome 5, ASM2448905v1, whole genome shotgun sequence sequence ataatcaactcCAAGCACAACTACGCAATATACTTACATAATTTTAAcagatttttaataatattgcaataaaGCATGATGATGCCAGTTTTTCTAGGCTgaacatcacttttggccactatgTAGCTATATACCCTCTTGTATTCAAGAAATATAAAATGTCTTATTCTTCAAacagagagtaaaaaaaaaagatatcagGCAAGTTACATGCTTGCATTGTCGTCTATGATTCATTGATGAAAGAGCCTGACAGTAGAATTTTTATTGAACTGAGTCATCTTGAGTCGTAAATCAGAGCTTCCTGCCTTTAACCAGGAAGCATTACACAAGCACTCTTGTCTTCTGCCACCTGCTGGCTATTTCAGCTATGTTGAAGCAGTTTAGAATTTATTATTGCTTTAAAGGCCATTAAATATCATGATGACAGACTAAAACtcatatttatttcattataaatatgcacattaaataaaataatttactgttattctGTTTCTACAACATAAAGCATTCAGTTTTGCAAACAATGAATGGATAAATTAACACACAAAGATGCTTTACTTTGGATTTATAACTAAATCTGATGACATCTAAAAGAATCCAAATATTTTTGGGGACATCAGCATTTTTGGAGAATCACATCTTATAAAATTACAGTGCACACATGTGGTATGCATGGAGGTATCAGCACCTTCTCCACATGGATTGACAATAGCTGACACTGAGCAGTATTTAGTTGTTTACCACATTTCCTCACCAAAACTAGCAATCTACAAACCACATTTGTATAATTCATGCACAAGGCTACCATAAATTAAAGCAACAGCTCAACATTTACATCAGACGCAACTTCAGAATTTCAACAGTCAATCCAACAGGTTTCATTACTGTATTCGGCATGCCATCAAAAACACAGTGATTAAGTCATATAAACAAGAACCTGTCCAATTTAACAGactactaaatatatatattttagtacaGTTCTGTGACATTAACTATTGTAGACTTTTAAATACTgctccatcacacacacacacacacacacacacacacacacacacacacacacacacaggtttgttttgctatcttagtgaggacattgTATAGACTTCCATTGTTTTTATATCAGGtcaatgatattttctatcACCTGACCCAACCcatactcctaaacctacccgtcacagaaacatgtgcaaaacactagatttaaataaaacctATTTTGgttgatttataagcctttttagTTGGTTTTGAAAGTATTTCACAATGTAAGTGAGGACATTTGGTCCGCACAAATATAGTTAAAACAAGTACACATTTTTTCAGTAAATTATATGTCATCTTCTACCTCTCATTCattgtttcaaaaatatatgaCCCTGTCATTTGGTCCTTCAATTGTTTTGAATTCCTTTCATTTGATTTTTCAAATGACGGTGTGTTAGTCGGTTTACTATTGAGACCACAAATGAAAGGAAAATTAAAAAGATATctttatacattatattcaccTTATTGTGCATGGTTAAAACAACtgtttaatattacattttgatttgtctggCTAATCTTGACGTACCGCTTCGGTCTACTTCACCCTCAGGCATGACATCGGCGGATATAGTTCTTCCaccagccaatcacagcactcggGAAGGCGGGCGCTCGTCATTCGCGCCAGAAGTTCTGCGAGTCGTAAACAAACATTCACGTGCTTTTGAATGAGCTTATATTTTCTGTAGTGAATGAGTGACAGTTCATATAAACGTGTTTGTTTATCATTTAGTGAATGAGTGAGAGTTCATGATGGCGGGAGTCATCCGCAGACTCGACGAGACTGTAGTGAACCGCATCGCAGCAGGAGAGATTATCCAGCGGCCTGCCAATGCTATCAAAGAGATGATGGAGAACTGGTGAGACATTTATTGATCACTATAATAACTTCTACATGATGGTATATTATCAGTTTATGTCTAATAACTGGTGTTACTAAGGTTTACCTCTGATAAATACGTACTGACTAAAAACTAATATAGTCACACATGCACTTTATTGATTACTTATTATGACTGCTGTCAACTTGTTGTTCATGATTATCTGGCACGActttattgattattaataactGGTGACACTTTTATATATCGCTAATAAACACTCATGTTTATTGTAAAATCTTACAAATGGCACCTGTTGTGCAAAATGACCCTAATATGTCAACAATCTCATGTGATACAATATGAGATGCTAATATTTGTTATGACTCCTCAGTTTGGATGCAAAGGCCACAAATATCCAGATAACAGTGAAAGAAGGCGGATTGAAGCTCATCCTCATTCAGGACAATGGCACTGGCATCAGGGTAAGTCACTTTTTTACTGCACACATCAATagacatttttgaaatagcaatttttttgtttgttttgagctTGTTGCATTTTTATGTTTCACAGAAAGATGATATGGAAATAGTTTGTGAGCGTTTTACGACCAGCAAGCTTCAGTCTTTTGAGGACTTGGCATCGATCGCAACATATGGATTCAGAGGCGAGGTACGCACCACTTCATCTGATCACTGTGCGTTTACTGATCAACTCTGCTAAATCAactctcttctttttttataGGCTCTCGCCAGTATAAGTCATGTAGCTCATGTCACAATCACCACAAAAACAGCTGATGCAAAATGTGCCTACaggtcattttttaattttatgcattatatatattattgtaaaaTTATATAACTGTTTATATTTAACCAGACACACAGAATGTAGCGTAAATACACTACAGctcaattattttattgtgtttcttttataaagtggtacttttgttttgtttacaggGCCAGTTACAGTGATGGGAAGCTAAAATCTCCACCCAAACCTTGCGCTGGAAACCAGGGGACGTTGATTTCTGTAGGTTTACCTGAAAGAAAAGgctagctttttttttttatgcccaAAATTCCACAAATAATCATTTCCCTTTTTTCGTCCAGGTAGAGGATCTGTTCTATAATGTGTCCACCCGACGGAAAGCCCTGAAAAGTGCCAGTGAGGAATATTCTAGAATCATTGAGGTTGTGAGCAGGTGTGTTCATGAGATCTAGAAGGTTTTTGTTCTGCTGTGAGATCCTGAATAATTGTCCATGCCAACCTGTATGTATTTCCTGTCATACAGATATGCCATTCACAACTCTGGGAAAAGTTTTGCTGTAAAGAAGGTAAAATACTCATTTCTTGGCAGtccaaaatatatatactaGGGCTGTCATCATTAAGGCATgcgattaattcaaaataattgaACGCAAATAATGCATATAAAATAGTGAAACACTTGAAATTGCGtcattaatgtaatttatgtcACACAGTTCAGAATTCTGAAAAGTTTGTTCTgaaatggttttttttttcatgggtgATTTGGTGTgcatatgaattaaatggacTCTATATCATTTGGTTATTTGGTGTCCTTTTGGAGTATCCAAGTGTCCTTTTTTGGAAAGAcacttaaattttaaattgaaaaaagaaaatacagttttccCCCTTCAATTGGATTGTTTACTTTGCTGGACATAGTAAACAATGATACAATGAACGTGTTAAACAAGATAACTGGTGTTTGCTTGATTTCATGATAAGAAAGGTGCAATTAAAAATTGTGGTAACTctttattttagtgtattttaACTGGtggcttattagcatgcatattactaaaatattggctgtttattagtacttttttcattttaatgcgttattctgcatgaccttattctacatttatagtcctacccaatacctaaattgAACAACTATCTTACCattaataaacagtaaattaggagtttattgaagAAAAAGtcagttaatagtgaatatgtgttccctatactaaagtgttactgaaattGTAATctattgacagcactaatatacacacacacaacatacatttactttaatttaaataaatgttaactgaaattaaataaattataaacaaacaaacatatccTCTATCTAGCAAGGTGAGATGGTTGCAGATGTGAAGACCCTTCTGAACGCCTCTGTGCTGGACAACATTCGTGTGGTGTTTGGTGTAGCTGTTAGCAGGTacttttatttgatcattttcCTGGATTATGAACATTTCAACCTCATTTTAACTAAAGGATACATTGAGTTGATGGTAAATCATGGAGTAAAGCagcatttatgtgtgtgtttcagggagCTGATTGAAGTTGAGTGTGAGGATCAGAAACTCGCTTTTACAATGAAGGGCTACATCTCCAATGCCAACTACTCTGTCAAGAAATGCGTCCTTATCCTTTTTATCAACCGTACGTCTTATGAGTTTGTTTCTAGCTCAGTTTTTACATGCTATATATGGTATCATTTGAATACAAGACcttcataattctgacttttttgtcTTCTAGATCGCTTGGTGGAGTCTGCTGCCTTGAAGAAAGCTATTGAGACTGTCTACACTGCTTACCTTCCCAAAAACACTCATCCTTTTCTTTATCTTAGGTAAATCACATATTGAAagcattcaaatgtttggggtccgtacgattttttactttaattggGGGTCCgtaagaaatgaatacttttatttagcaaagatGGATAAAATctatcaaaaatacaaaaaattctgtttcaataaatgctgttcttcagATGAActttatgaaaaaaaagtttactttccaccaaaatattaagcagcacacattttcaacattgataataataagaaatgtttcttgagcagcaaatcagcatattagaatgatttctgaaggatcatgtgacactgaagactggagaaattatgctgaaaattcagctttatcatcacaggaataaattacattttaaatatattgaaatagaaaaaaattatttttaattgcaataatattttataatatttattttttactgatttttttgatcaaataaatgcagccttggtgtgcagaagagacttcttttccAAACATTAAAACGATAGTGTAAGTCACACAGAATATTTGAATATAACCTGCATTCTGCTTTAAAACAAATCTTAAATGTTTTACTAATACTTCACAATTGCTCGTTCTGAAGTTTAGAGATTGCTCCTCAAAACATTGACGTGAATGTTCACCCCACCAAGCACGAGGTGCACTTCCTGCATGAGGACAGCATCATCGAGAGCATTCAGAAACACATTGAGAGTAAACTGCTTGGCTCTAACTCTTCACGCACATACTTCACACAGGTGAACCTTCAATTACATgagtaaatatattatattgtctACTTGACCAACACTTGACGGATGTGCATGTTCTTTAGACTCTGCTTCCAGGACTTTCAGCATCCGCCAGCGTGGCAAAAGCCTCCAGTTCCTCAGCAGATTCCCAGGAGCGCATATACGCCCATCAGATGGTCCGCACTGACAGCAAAGCCCAGAAGCTGGATGCGTTTCTCCAGCCGTCAACCTCTTCGTCTACCGGGCAGTGCAAGTCAGATAAACCTTCCAGCCCCCCCACTGCCGAACCAGACGACACAGAGCTGCTGAATGCTGTTGATGATCTGGAGCCATGTGGCTCAGAGGATTCACCGACAGACATTCAACCTCCCACTGATGAAGCACCACCAAGGTGAAATTCAGAAAACGGGCTGTTATGGAGTTTATGACTTGTTATTATAGTAGAGAAGACCGGGGCAAGTTGTCATAAAGATCCAGTATGTTTAACACATAGCAGAGCATATTGACACACTGTATGGGGTAAGTTTTCAAAAAGGACCCTTTTTACATTTCCGAGGTTCTCAGAAGTGGAATtcgtcatagttgggtaaacttcTAGAGTGGAAACTACAACAAACATAATTTTTGCTTTCaggaacaaataaaaaaaatccacaatagcatttctatggctttacaaaagaggaaaaaatatcAAGAGATAGATTACATTggtcagaagaaagaaagatgtcAAACTTTCCGGAGGCCGTTGTAttagaaacacacaaacagtaacGTTCACtagttttctgtaatttaatgccAAGACCGAAATGttgcaaataataaaaagtaattagCTATCAAGCAAGTCTGAGTGAGTGGTGTGTCTGATTTCTACTGTTTTTCTAGTTGAACCGAACTAGATTTGGGTGTGTGAagcatttatattttgtttttattgcattttaaatgaaaatgtgaaaaatcttTGCTAGACTTAAATGTTAATAACTGTGGATATGTATCATAGcctgtgaaaagggtccatgCACTCTGTTTTGAGAAGAATATCTTTATTTTGACATCTTGTGCAAAATGTCTATGGTGAGATAGAAGCCCAAGACACAAACCTCTCTACTCACATTACTTTCTTTTCCAATATGTACTCTCTGTAGTCATGGGATCAACCTGTTGTCTGTTCCGTCTTTCAGGAAAAGGCCTCATGTTGAGGAGGTGAAGGAGGATTTGACAGCCGCCTGTCTTCCCAGGAGACGCGTCATTAAACTGACCAGCATAAAGGAGCTTCGTGAGGAAATCGAGCAGCAAACTCACAAAGGTCAAACAATATCTGATTTAAGAAATAGAAGTGACTGAAATTAGTTTATTAAAATCTCCctagactattttaacaatattataaatgtctttactgtcactgttGATCCTTTAAATAcatccttgcagaataaaagtattaatttctttaaaaaaataaacaatacattagtgtgtgtgttcagaatGTGTTTTGCGCTCTACAGGTTTACAGGAGCTGCTCCAGAATCACTCATTTGTGGGTTCAGTCAGTCCTCAATGGACTCTAGTGCAGCACCAGACGAAACTCTACCTGCTCAATACAACCAAACTCAGGTTATAACCAGATCAGTTACTGACGTCAATTCATTCATGACTGTACTCTCATAGTTAAtggtattttttaatatatattccaTTATTTTCTAGTaagttttataatatatttgttGACAAACATACATTTCTCTCTCGTTGTCTGCAGTCAGGAGCTGTTTTATCAAATTTTGATCTATGATTTTGGTAACTTTGGAGTCCTTCGATTGTCGGTTTGTTattgcattcattttatttttgttacacATGCTATTTAAAgtaatcatttttaataaattgttacatttgACAGATTAAAACTAAAATTGTGTTCCTTCAGAATCCAGCTCCGCTCTATGATTTGGCCATGTTGGCTCTAGATTCAGAGGAGAGCGGATGGACGGATGAGGACGGACCAAAAGAAGGACTGGCCCAGTATATTGTGGATTTCCTTAAGCAGAAAACAGAAATGCTGGAAGAGTACTTTTCCCTGGAAATAGATGGAGTAAGTGACACATTCTACTCCTAtaatcaattatatatataactgaAGCTCATAAGGCTCTGTATTTATTTTACGGCGCTTTCCTATATACAAATGCCGGATCCCCTTAAACCATGGTAAAATCTCTGTAATGCAGACTCTAGTGGCTTATTGCTTTCACAAAATGTCAGCAACAGCAATATGATGAGACAAGTTATTAAATTAAACTTTATGGTGCTTTATAACTGTTAAGAACGCTTGCATTTCTTTACAGGAAGGGAACCTGACTGGTCTGCCAATGCTGCTTGATAATTACACTCCTGCCATGGAGGGTCTTCCGATGTTCATTCTACGTTTAGCCACTGAGGTCGGCATTTCATGGAACCTGTAGTTTATTGGGTTTTGTACATAAAATAGgcattataataaaaaataaaatgataaaatgactGATGCAGGTGAACTGGGATCGAGAAAAGGACTGTTTCCATGACTTCAGCATAGAATGCAGTCACTTCTATTCCGTAAGAAAACGCTACACACTGGAGCCGGATGCAGAAGAGCCACAGGTAGTGCTCATGTTACacacaaatatgaaatttattgCACAAACTGCAAGAGAAATATAATAACATGCTGTTCTAAACTTGatgcattctgtttttttttaaggtttatgTCAATGATTTTTGATTAGAACAGTTGACTGAATCCAAAATGTGtaagaattaaagggttagttcaccccaaaatgaaaattctgtcattaattactcaccctcagttTGTTCCAATCCCGTAAGACCTTTTTGATCAatgtttttatgtgaataaaagcctaaattcaatctgttcatcataaaaagtgatGGAGTCTCTTCAGGAAATTTGGACTAAAGCACTCAATTCATATCGATTAGTTTtaagatctctttatgaacatttggaagcgtcaaagtgtcagttgcgtagctgtctatggagggacagaaagctctcagatttcatcaaagagatcttcatttgtgttctgaagataagtCTTactcggtttggaacgacatgaggatgagtaatgacaattttcatttttgggtgaactaatcctttaatgttaattatttgtaGGACGCAGAGATGAGCTGGCAGTGGAAGGTGGAGCATGTGCTTTTCAAAGCTCTCCGCTCTCTCTTCAGTCCTCCGAAACACTTCAGTGAAGATGGCAGCGTTCTCCAGATCGCCAGCCTGCCTGAACTCTacaaagtgtttgaaagatgctGAAGTTCAGCACATTGTTGTTCTGTGTAATAGTTGCAGCTATCAGAAATGGCTGCTTCTGCTGCGCTTTTTATTGGTCAGCTGACAAACCCAAAATGACAGAGACCACAATACACATTCTGTCTGTCACATTATTTCAGATGACCAGCAAACATTAAACTGAGGATTTATAGACATTTGTACTGCAgatgtataataaaaaaaaactattttgaaatattaaacaacGGTTTTTATTATTGTGAACTGACTGATTTCCATAATgcacttctttttttaaaatcacatcGCATTGTGCAGATGCTTTCATCCAAAGCTACTTGGataattaaagcaaaaatataaACCAGAAATCAACAATTCACAAAATCATGTTGAAAGTATGTAATTTTGTACACCACTAACGGCACCAAATTGAATGGCAAAAATTAGCATtgtcaaacaattaaaatgtaaataaaacggtactgtttgaaatgtttatcattacatgtgtttttaaatgcatgtgGCAATGCTGTTATGTTAGGCCATTTCAAACATACTGCAATTCTGAGGTGTACAAATTACACACCACCTTTAAAAACTCCAAAAATAATCACAGAAAGAGAGGTCAGTTTGTaaattgtgtaatttatttacagtataCTCTGCAGTTGCTTTAGTCACAATCACTGTGTTTGTGAAGTGTCAAGACAATTTGTTTCTAGTGTGATTAAAAAGTTGCACCAAACCTGAATACAACAGCGTCGTGAAAGGCATTGAGTGGCATTTGGTACATGAATCTGTAATCTCACAATGTCACAGCAGAAACGTCGGTCTCATACTGGGAGTTAAAGTCGTTGCATTTAGTGTAAAAATTGATGTAGTCCATTGTGACAAAGCACTTCAAAAAACCTAACAAAAGTCAATGTGCCCTGCAAACGATTCATGAATCACCCACCCATTCATACTGCAttcatttacacatttattttcaagaaatattttaaatatttgaaaaaacaaacacttaatTGAAACCATAGCAGAAATGATTGATTTTCCTATAACGTTCAACTCATGGCTGTACCATTTATTaaacacaatgttttttttgtacCGGTAGAAATATACTGTTTTCCTGTATAGTGTTATAATGCATATGACCCTCGTCCCCCCTGTGAAGGCACATTGCTGTGTAAGCATGGATGTCGAGGGCCCTGCGGTCGTGTCGATTTACAGTTTAAAAAGCGCTTTTATTCTCGTGCATCTTAAAAAAAAGGAGGGGGAAAAAGTACCCAGTCCGAGCAATGAAACCTCATCAGCTACCGTGATGTACAAagcttttaaaaacaacaaaaccaaCAATATTCTCAGGTTCAGAGAAGAAAGCACAAAAGGTTTAGATGTTCCCTCCCTGACGGTGTTGCCTTAGTAAGGTGTAAATCTGTATTTTACCACGAGAGGCAAGGAAACAAGGTTAAAGGGCCTGCAGATTTCTTTTTGGTGTCCTATTGAAAGGTGTTGGAGAGTCTCTCTTCACTGCTGGGACAGAAGAGCGTTTCTGTTTGCTTTCATCTTCTCCAGCCGCTTTACAAGATGGTTGTTGGTCATTTCCATTTCTTCGATCTTATCCAGGGCAGTACGCAGCTACAAATGGAAAAAGAGATGTGTGAGGTTAACTCTTGACTGTGACTGCAAATTTGACCAAGAGTTTGCTTTCTCTATGCTTGGATTTGACATTTGAATGtcaggttttttgtttttttttcccaggaGGTTTAAAACTTCGGTTTACAATTGTGAGAACCCCAAATGCGTCACATGCATATAGATCAGTAGCAGAGATGTTTGAATAGCAGATTTCTTCAGTGTTGGGTTCAtacctccctctgaagtttCCTTTTCTCTGCTTTCAGTTCATCTTCTATCTTTTCTGCATTATCTGCTGAAGCTTTATATCTGGACACCTGTCCTTCAAGTCTGTTTACCTGCAAGAcgtacaaaaaaataaagttaagccaacattcaattatttttaattttaacaacAGTTAtccatttaaaacatttgttgtatgattaaaatcattttaattattaataattgataTTTGAAAATTATTTTGCTCTAATTACAAACTCACATTTTGTTCCATCGTGGCCATTTCCTGTTCTGCCTTTGAGAGCTTGAATTTGTATTCACTTATCTGCCTATTGGCATCCCCTACAGGGAACAGACAGTGTGTTAAAGCATGTAAAGGTACgtgtgaagctggtaatgcagacttcagtgtgtttgtgtgtagcGTCAGAGGTCATACTCTGCATCTCGATGAAATGCAGGTCAGTGCCATTCTCCATTCGCTCTCCTTCTGTGAAAACGCTGTCGATCTTTGAGTGTTTTTGTCGTTCCTCCTCCAGGTGCATCTTCAGTTTTCTGATCTAAAAGAGTGCAGATGTGTTACTTCAACTCATCTATGCCAATaatccattttaaataatttcatgtACAATCATACCTGGGACAAAAGTTCATCCTTTTCTTCTGCAAGCTTCCGTAGTCTTACATCTGGGGTATGAAGACAGGAATTAAGCTTTATCATGCCATTGTTTCAAACTAAATATAGTTGACAGTGTATTCGGAGACTCACCCAAAGGTCCGTCTCCTGCTGACTCTAGCACCTGTGCTACCTCTTGTTTTACCACAGTGATGCCTGAGGTAGGGGACTCGTGGCTGACGTCTCCATTGGGCGTGTCCTCGGGTATGATGACCAGCCCGTGTTTCTGTGAGAGAAGGAAAGGACAGCATGAGAGTATAAGAGCTGTTTTTAATGGACAATGGCCATGTACACACTGCAGTACGATTGTTGCATAATTACATATGATACCTTTTTTAGGATATTAAAATAACTGCATGTGTCCTTTATAGAGAAAGCAATCACATAGTGTACTGTGATGGGCtcagtgggggaaaaaaagataaaatagcTAAACATAATTAAAACTGACTATTTTAACACTGAATGTCATGCACAATCTTTGCAGTGTACATGTCCTATGAAACGCAGATCAAACAGATACAAACCAAATGAAAGGAGATAAGCAACAAGCCAAATACTTGGCATTCAAACAATCTGTTTATTGTTGTTATACAGTGCTGATGTCAAGCTTTCCTTTTTTAAAGGACGTACCTCTCCCATTCGGCTTTTCCCCTTGAGGTCAGCTAGCTCATCCCTGAGCTCATCTCTCTCATTCCTAATGCAATCAAAGtattctttctgtctctctaacGCCTGGCCACACGCAGGGCAGGAAAAGAGAGAGGAGTGAAGAAAACAGTAGACAAAGAGACAGCAGCAAACACACGCAATGAACACTGCCTTCAgttagggctgggcaatatagctaaaaataaaatatacacataCTCTTCTGACCaatgtttctgtttcagtttcGCTTAAAAGGAATTAGTTTTGGATTGATGTTTATAGAACTACTTATATTTTTTCCTTCTTGTTTTGTTTAGAATACTGTTAAATTTAAAGAATTTGGTGTGGAGTGAGGGGAACTAAAATAGGATATACCTATGTTTATAGTGTGTgtaaacatttcattttatttaccagtatttttcattatttcttaatgtaataataaaatgcgattggtctgtttttttttttccctctcaaaAACTAAATTTCATGTGTGTAGCGTATtttttaaccatgcagcaaactttttaaaatattaaattacttaAAAATTGCTTAAATGACTTTTTAAACTGTTAAACTAATAGTATTAATTGGTCAAAATTCTTATTGTCAGTTGACTAGTTCGCCAACTTTGTATTGCTGGCACTTGTGTAATTGCCTCCTTAATGAATCATttgttgtattcctcatttgtaagtctttggataaaagtgtctgcaaaatgagtaaatgtaaaaaaaaaaaaaaaaatgacattgattaaCCCATCACAAATGTTTCAATTAttgcccagccctagctttAGTCACAGATGGTAGGATGAAAATAGACCATGCTGACAGATGACTAGTACAGGAAGTGAAGGATTGAGGTTATTAGTCTGTATAGTGTTGCCTGTGCTTTTCTTTCAATCATCTTCAGCAATTCTTGGATTTCATGCAAAGGTgagtatataaaaagtaaaactAGCCTATCTTCTTCAAACATGTTAAGTCCGGATTTAATCAATTTTCATGCATTATCTTCCTTTTCAACTCTGCCTTGTGGTGCCCAACACTTCTGGTAGCTGAGGCTCATGAGATACCAGCAGGGGGCAGCACCATGCATTTACAACTATTGAAACTGCCAATCAATTGTTAATTTGTGTAAATTGTTATGCGTACATACACTTttcataaatcatattttttatatcCATCCAAACAGCATCTCCTAAACCGTCCTACCGCAATCTTTTTGTCCTTCCAGTTAACAGTTTCCTGCAGGTCAAACACCTCTCTTGTGAGGGTATCTAGCTTTTGCTGAAATTTCTGGTTCTCCTGGAGTTGTGTTTATTAAAgcagaggaggaaaaaaaaaaaaaagaggacagAAAATAGACAACAAAGCAGTGATGAGACGGAACATATGAAAGAAGAAAACAGGAGGATCTCTATGGAGGAGAGTGAATGATATATAGAGAATCTAAACCTTCCTATTTCATCTATGAAGGACATTAAGAACAACACTTTCACTCAAAAAGAATCCAAATCATCTATAACTTGATTATTCCACAAAAGCTTTGAAACACTTAGTctaatgcagattttttttttttgatactttcaacttaatttatgGTCGATAAACCATTTCTGTTCTGGTCTCTACCTCGATGAGCTCATCTCGCTGGCGGATGCCCTCCTTCATCTCCTCTTGTTTGTGCTGTAGGACTG is a genomic window containing:
- the mlh1 gene encoding DNA mismatch repair protein Mlh1 isoform X2; the encoded protein is MMAGVIRRLDETVVNRIAAGEIIQRPANAIKEMMENCLDAKATNIQITVKEGGLKLILIQDNGTGIRKDDMEIVCERFTTSKLQSFEDLASIATYGFRGEALASISHVAHVTITTKTADAKCAYRASYSDGKLKSPPKPCAGNQGTLISVEDLFYNVSTRRKALKSASEEYSRIIEVVSRYAIHNSGKSFAVKKQGEMVADVKTLLNASVLDNIRVVFGVAVSRELIEVECEDQKLAFTMKGYISNANYSVKKCVLILFINHRLVESAALKKAIETVYTAYLPKNTHPFLYLSLEIAPQNIDVNVHPTKHEVHFLHEDSIIESIQKHIESKLLGSNSSRTYFTQTLLPGLSASASVAKASSSSADSQERIYAHQMVRTDSKAQKLDAFLQPSTSSSTGQCKSDKPSSPPTAEPDDTELLNAVDDLEPCGSEDSPTDIQPPTDEAPPRKRPHVEEVKEDLTAACLPRRRVIKLTSIKELREEIEQQTHKGLQELLQNHSFVGSVSPQWTLVQHQTKLYLLNTTKLSQELFYQILIYDFGNFGVLRLSNPAPLYDLAMLALDSEESGWTDEDGPKEGLAQYIVDFLKQKTEMLEEYFSLEIDGEGNLTGLPMLLDNYTPAMEGLPMFILRLATEVNWDREKDCFHDFSIECSHFYSVRKRYTLEPDAEEPQVYVNDF
- the mlh1 gene encoding DNA mismatch repair protein Mlh1 isoform X1 — its product is MMAGVIRRLDETVVNRIAAGEIIQRPANAIKEMMENCLDAKATNIQITVKEGGLKLILIQDNGTGIRKDDMEIVCERFTTSKLQSFEDLASIATYGFRGEALASISHVAHVTITTKTADAKCAYRASYSDGKLKSPPKPCAGNQGTLISVEDLFYNVSTRRKALKSASEEYSRIIEVVSRYAIHNSGKSFAVKKQGEMVADVKTLLNASVLDNIRVVFGVAVSRELIEVECEDQKLAFTMKGYISNANYSVKKCVLILFINHRLVESAALKKAIETVYTAYLPKNTHPFLYLSLEIAPQNIDVNVHPTKHEVHFLHEDSIIESIQKHIESKLLGSNSSRTYFTQTLLPGLSASASVAKASSSSADSQERIYAHQMVRTDSKAQKLDAFLQPSTSSSTGQCKSDKPSSPPTAEPDDTELLNAVDDLEPCGSEDSPTDIQPPTDEAPPRKRPHVEEVKEDLTAACLPRRRVIKLTSIKELREEIEQQTHKGLQELLQNHSFVGSVSPQWTLVQHQTKLYLLNTTKLSQELFYQILIYDFGNFGVLRLSNPAPLYDLAMLALDSEESGWTDEDGPKEGLAQYIVDFLKQKTEMLEEYFSLEIDGEGNLTGLPMLLDNYTPAMEGLPMFILRLATEVNWDREKDCFHDFSIECSHFYSVRKRYTLEPDAEEPQDAEMSWQWKVEHVLFKALRSLFSPPKHFSEDGSVLQIASLPELYKVFERC